Proteins found in one Plasmodium knowlesi strain H genome assembly, chromosome: 12 genomic segment:
- a CDS encoding 60S ribosomal subunit protein L18, putative, whose product MVSVADNSLKTNIHQYHIVGRAIPTEKDKNPNVYRMCIFAKNDTNAKSRFWYFMKKINKLKKSNGELLACELIRERFPLRVKNYGVLLRYDSRTGTHNMYKEFRDTTKEGAISQLYSEMAGRHRARASSISIIRISEISPKLVRRPHIKQMLKKRLRFPALHLPTLKKEYRRKYAAKRPSTYRM is encoded by the exons ATGGTTAGCGTCGCAGATAATTCTTTGAAAACAAAT ATCCACCAGTACCACATTGTTGGCAGAGCCATTCCAACCGAAAAAGATAAGAATCCAAATGTATACCGAATGTGCATTTTTGCCAAGAATGACACGAATGCGAAATCGCGATTTTGGTactttatgaaaaaaataaacaaactgAAAAAGTCAAATGGAGAATTACTAGCGTGTGAGCTAATAAGGGAAAGGTTTCCCCTTCGCGTAAAGAACTATGGGGTGTTACTACGTTATGATAGCCGAACGGGTACTCATAATATGTACAAAGAATTCAGGGACACCACAAAGGAAGGAGCCATTTCACAACTGTACTCCGAAATGGCAGGAAGGCATAGAGCGAGAGCATCCTCCATCAGTATCATCAGGATATCAGAGATAAGTCCCAAGTTGGTGCGAAGGCCACATATTAAACAGATGCTTAAAAAGAGGCTACGATTCCCTGCTCTGCATTTGCCCACcttgaaaaaggaatacagAAGGAAATACGCAGCGAAGAGGCCCTCCACATACAGAATGTAA